From the genome of Sulfurovum sp. NBC37-1, one region includes:
- a CDS encoding SPOR domain-containing protein translates to MNDHNLDDLIIDNIEPKNNKSKSFLTIVALIIVVLIVAIVFTKTILSEPKNTEIALEENMTDMISPELTLQSTPKVKAPKGETKLSSMIEEKLTPPKKTEEIKKETVEIDEEVAVEKKPVVAAVVPEPAEKTPVPKVVEKKTEVKKEPAKPVETEKIVVPVKPTAPKKVAVPKKNHTTSGVKYYIQVGSFSQTPSTRFLNTIKKHGFAYKITAPTANGAKKLLIGPYPSRTDADNALVRVRDRINKGAFIVKK, encoded by the coding sequence ATGAATGACCACAATTTAGATGATCTTATCATCGATAATATTGAGCCCAAAAATAACAAATCAAAAAGTTTTTTAACGATCGTTGCATTGATCATCGTTGTTCTGATCGTGGCGATCGTATTTACCAAGACCATACTCAGTGAGCCAAAGAATACAGAGATCGCCCTTGAGGAGAACATGACCGATATGATCAGTCCGGAGCTTACCCTTCAGAGCACCCCTAAGGTCAAGGCACCCAAGGGTGAGACCAAACTCTCTTCCATGATAGAAGAAAAACTTACACCCCCAAAGAAAACCGAAGAGATCAAAAAAGAGACGGTGGAGATCGATGAAGAGGTCGCTGTTGAGAAAAAACCTGTTGTAGCGGCAGTGGTACCCGAACCTGCCGAAAAGACACCTGTTCCAAAAGTCGTAGAGAAAAAAACTGAAGTGAAAAAAGAACCTGCCAAGCCTGTAGAAACAGAAAAGATCGTTGTACCCGTAAAGCCGACTGCACCGAAAAAAGTGGCCGTTCCCAAAAAAAACCATACCACTTCCGGCGTGAAGTACTATATACAGGTCGGATCGTTCTCGCAGACACCAAGCACACGATTCCTGAACACCATCAAGAAACACGGTTTCGCCTACAAGATCACAGCACCGACTGCCAATGGTGCCAAAAAACTGCTCATCGGACCATACCCAAGCAGAACCGATGCAGACAATGCACTGGTAAGAGTCAGGGACCGCATCAACAAGGGTGCGTTCATCGTAAAGAAATAA
- a CDS encoding efflux RND transporter permease subunit, translated as MFEKLLRFFVENSRLNYFLFILIFLTGAVLYTKTPKEIFPSFELDMVSVNGHYAGASIDMLNKMAVKEIEQELKNIDGIDKMATIISAGKFNIILELEKRVDKYNTAEKVKNAIALTKQYLPSDMDEPVVNVLEVKRDLMRVAISSQKAPHSALIEAADRLKDKVSALKNISEVKIFGDSDKYYDIHLDTQKIRAYGLDESTVVAALTGLSYIFPVGMIEESDAKHFYLSTYNGPKDAQKMLQSQLDIGGKTLYLKDIATVSKRYEDAATIYSIDGKNAVDVSIKQSSEGNALKLAEQIREIVARMNQNSKGIYFTIHNDRSEKIKDRLNIVISNILLGLILISLLVGILINWRMSLVITLGIPTSFVMGVIYLYLAGYTINMISLVGVLIALGIIVDDAIVVSENIQQHIEEGLEPKEAAIQGAKEMFKPVTIASLTTLFAFIPALMMSGNMGEVIKLIPIAVSVLVLASLIESFLFLPIHAAHLLNKNEKTTSWERANRIYSKLIHKLMYYRKTFLTLFLILVPLLIVIGVKSSKFQMFPKFDASTIRITLKANVNTSTEETMRALKAIEKDLYAHKDEFYIEHIGSVAGWRRDSAGNSESYPYVGNIDIELQKLKAQNLVDRFITPTLSFYYDSEGRTRKEKSAVISEKLRAFLKQQHYKKRFGLSDLAIVERKVGPIKSDLKIGLVSDDSQKIMKYAKKIEEKLSSLKGIVSVNDAMHYGVDEIKLKVNSYGESLGLNEKKLGALLSNFYLEKRIGFAFDSSDLLELKVRSSQKDSLEALKQFQIRLDNGSSVSLEDVADFHIIRSFEKVIKDNGLTNFYIYANVNSKVLTATEAIDAIKPILEKAKKEGIKIIFKGEEEKKKELKHDMMLASAMAMLLIMLSLLYLFNSFRETFMIMTVIPFAFLGVLIGHFVMGLNLSMPSIIGMLGLSGVVINDGIIMLMNLKRAKDLEGIYYYASKRFRPIILTSVTTLIGLASLVFFPTGQAAIFQPMAISLAFGLAWGTVLNLLYLPALYTILNQKKLGM; from the coding sequence ATGTTCGAAAAACTTCTGCGTTTCTTTGTTGAGAACAGCCGGCTCAACTACTTTCTCTTCATTCTCATCTTTCTGACAGGCGCGGTGCTTTACACGAAAACCCCAAAAGAGATCTTCCCTTCTTTTGAACTGGACATGGTCTCTGTGAACGGACACTATGCCGGGGCTTCCATCGATATGCTCAACAAGATGGCCGTCAAGGAGATAGAACAGGAACTCAAGAACATCGACGGTATAGATAAGATGGCGACCATTATCTCGGCAGGGAAGTTCAACATCATCCTTGAGCTTGAAAAACGGGTTGACAAATATAATACTGCCGAGAAGGTCAAGAATGCCATCGCCCTGACAAAACAGTACCTCCCCTCCGATATGGACGAACCGGTGGTCAATGTCCTGGAAGTGAAGCGCGACCTGATGCGTGTGGCTATCTCCTCGCAGAAGGCGCCCCACTCGGCACTCATCGAAGCTGCAGACAGACTCAAAGACAAAGTATCTGCCCTGAAGAACATTTCCGAGGTCAAGATCTTCGGCGACTCGGACAAATACTACGATATCCATCTCGATACACAGAAGATACGGGCCTACGGGCTGGATGAAAGTACCGTCGTTGCCGCGCTTACCGGGCTCTCCTATATCTTCCCCGTTGGGATGATAGAAGAGAGCGATGCCAAGCACTTCTACCTCTCCACCTACAACGGCCCCAAAGATGCCCAGAAAATGCTTCAGAGCCAGCTGGACATTGGGGGCAAAACGCTTTACCTCAAAGACATTGCAACCGTTTCAAAGCGCTATGAGGATGCGGCTACGATTTACTCCATCGACGGGAAAAATGCCGTGGATGTGAGCATCAAGCAGAGCAGTGAGGGGAATGCCCTGAAACTGGCTGAACAGATCAGAGAGATTGTCGCCCGCATGAACCAGAACAGCAAGGGCATATACTTCACGATCCATAATGACCGTTCCGAAAAGATCAAAGACCGCCTCAACATCGTCATCTCCAACATACTGCTGGGGCTGATCCTGATCTCACTGCTCGTAGGCATTCTGATAAACTGGCGTATGTCTTTAGTCATCACCCTGGGTATCCCTACCTCTTTTGTCATGGGAGTGATCTATCTTTATCTGGCAGGCTATACGATCAATATGATCTCACTGGTCGGAGTGCTCATTGCCCTGGGGATCATCGTGGACGATGCTATCGTGGTCAGCGAGAATATTCAGCAGCACATTGAGGAGGGGCTGGAACCCAAAGAAGCGGCCATACAGGGAGCCAAAGAGATGTTCAAGCCTGTCACCATCGCCTCCCTTACCACCCTCTTCGCGTTCATTCCCGCCCTGATGATGAGCGGCAATATGGGAGAGGTTATCAAACTCATTCCCATCGCCGTCTCCGTGCTGGTCCTGGCTTCGCTCATCGAGTCCTTCCTTTTTCTTCCCATACACGCGGCCCATCTGCTTAACAAAAATGAAAAGACCACTTCCTGGGAGCGTGCCAACCGGATCTACAGCAAACTGATCCATAAGCTGATGTATTACAGGAAAACGTTTCTGACACTCTTTCTCATACTGGTACCTCTGCTGATCGTCATCGGTGTCAAAAGCAGTAAATTCCAGATGTTCCCCAAGTTTGATGCGAGCACCATACGCATCACACTCAAAGCCAATGTCAACACTTCGACCGAAGAGACCATGCGCGCACTGAAAGCGATAGAAAAAGACCTCTATGCACACAAAGATGAATTCTACATAGAACATATCGGCTCGGTAGCGGGCTGGAGAAGGGACAGTGCGGGGAATTCGGAGAGCTACCCCTATGTGGGGAACATCGACATTGAACTTCAAAAGCTCAAGGCACAAAATCTCGTTGACAGGTTCATCACCCCTACACTCAGCTTTTACTATGACAGTGAAGGACGCACCAGAAAGGAGAAATCTGCGGTCATTTCCGAAAAGCTCAGGGCTTTCCTGAAACAGCAGCATTACAAAAAGCGTTTCGGTCTGAGCGATCTTGCCATCGTCGAAAGAAAGGTCGGTCCTATAAAGTCGGACCTAAAAATCGGTTTGGTCTCGGATGACAGCCAAAAGATCATGAAGTATGCCAAAAAGATCGAAGAGAAACTCTCTTCACTCAAAGGGATCGTCTCCGTGAATGATGCCATGCATTACGGTGTGGACGAGATAAAACTCAAGGTCAACAGTTATGGGGAATCACTGGGGCTCAACGAGAAAAAACTCGGTGCCCTGCTCTCGAATTTCTATCTGGAAAAACGCATCGGTTTTGCTTTTGACAGTTCCGACCTGCTCGAACTCAAAGTACGAAGCAGCCAGAAAGATTCGCTTGAAGCACTCAAACAGTTTCAGATACGACTCGATAATGGAAGTTCGGTCTCACTTGAAGATGTTGCGGATTTCCACATCATACGTTCATTTGAAAAGGTCATCAAGGACAACGGGCTGACCAACTTCTACATCTATGCCAACGTCAACAGCAAGGTACTGACCGCCACTGAAGCGATCGATGCCATCAAGCCCATACTTGAAAAGGCGAAAAAAGAGGGTATCAAGATCATTTTCAAAGGAGAAGAAGAGAAGAAGAAGGAGCTCAAACACGATATGATGCTTGCCTCTGCTATGGCCATGCTGCTCATCATGCTCTCCCTGCTCTACCTCTTCAATTCCTTCAGAGAGACGTTCATGATCATGACAGTAATTCCCTTTGCCTTCCTTGGCGTGCTCATAGGGCATTTCGTCATGGGCCTGAACCTCTCCATGCCCTCCATCATCGGCATGCTGGGGCTTTCAGGGGTGGTTATCAATGACGGGATTATTATGCTGATGAATCTAAAGAGAGCAAAGGACCTTGAGGGGATATACTACTACGCGTCCAAGCGTTTCAGGCCGATCATCCTTACATCGGTCACCACGCTTATTGGTCTGGCTTCACTGGTGTTTTTCCCTACAGGGCAGGCAGCCATCTTCCAGCCTATGGCGATTTCTCTGGCATTCGGGCTTGCCTGGGGAACAGTACTGAACCTTCTCTACCTACCGGCACTCTATACGATACTCAATCAGAAAAAGCTTGGAATGTAG
- a CDS encoding serine hydroxymethyltransferase: MSYAIETFDPEIFQAIENERERQTNHLEMIASENFTIPAVMEAMGSVFTNKYAEGYPHKRYYGGCEYADVVEQLAIDRACELFDCNYANVQPHSGSQANGAVYAALIKAGDKILGMDLSHGGHLTHGSKPSFSGKNYHSFTYGVELDGRINYDRVMEIAKIVQPKIIVCGASAYAREIDFKKFREIADEVGAILFADIAHIAGLVCAGEHPSPFPYADVVTTTTHKTLAGPRGGMIMTNDEDIAKKINSAIFPGLQGGPLVHVIAAKAVGFKHNLSDEWKVYAKQVKANASILADVLIKRGYDVVSGGTDNHLVLVSFLDKEFSGKDADAALGAAGITVNKNTVPGETRSPFVTSGIRIGSPALTSRGMKEIEFEIIANKIADVLDNVNDSELHAKIKEEMKELASNFVIYDKPIY; the protein is encoded by the coding sequence ATGTCATATGCCATAGAAACGTTTGACCCGGAGATATTCCAGGCAATTGAAAATGAAAGAGAGAGACAGACGAACCACCTCGAGATGATCGCATCCGAAAACTTCACTATCCCTGCCGTCATGGAGGCGATGGGTTCGGTCTTTACCAACAAATATGCCGAAGGATATCCGCACAAGAGATACTATGGCGGATGCGAATACGCCGATGTGGTAGAACAGCTTGCTATCGACAGGGCCTGCGAACTCTTTGACTGCAACTATGCAAATGTACAGCCCCACTCCGGCTCACAGGCGAACGGTGCCGTCTATGCGGCGCTGATCAAAGCCGGGGACAAAATACTTGGTATGGACCTCAGCCACGGCGGTCACCTCACTCACGGCTCAAAACCCAGTTTTTCCGGCAAAAACTACCACAGCTTTACCTACGGTGTCGAGCTTGACGGGCGCATCAACTATGACAGAGTCATGGAGATTGCAAAGATCGTACAACCGAAGATCATCGTCTGCGGTGCCTCTGCCTATGCCAGAGAGATCGATTTCAAGAAGTTCAGGGAGATCGCCGATGAAGTCGGCGCGATCCTCTTTGCGGACATCGCACACATTGCAGGTCTGGTCTGTGCCGGTGAACATCCAAGCCCGTTCCCGTATGCCGATGTGGTCACAACAACGACACACAAAACACTTGCAGGACCTCGTGGCGGTATGATCATGACCAACGATGAAGACATTGCCAAGAAGATCAACTCTGCCATCTTCCCGGGTCTTCAAGGCGGGCCGCTTGTTCATGTAATTGCTGCCAAGGCAGTCGGTTTCAAACACAACCTCTCTGATGAATGGAAAGTCTATGCAAAACAGGTGAAAGCCAATGCTTCCATACTTGCAGACGTGCTCATCAAGAGAGGCTACGACGTGGTCTCCGGCGGAACAGACAACCACCTCGTTCTTGTCTCCTTCCTCGATAAAGAATTCTCAGGGAAAGATGCCGATGCGGCACTGGGTGCCGCCGGTATCACCGTGAACAAGAACACGGTTCCAGGAGAGACAAGAAGCCCGTTCGTGACTTCAGGTATCCGTATCGGTTCGCCTGCATTGACAAGCCGCGGCATGAAAGAGATAGAGTTTGAGATCATCGCCAACAAGATCGCTGATGTACTCGACAATGTCAACGACAGCGAACTGCATGCAAAGATCAAAGAGGAAATGAAGGAACTTGCTTCCAACTTCGTGATCTACGATAAGCCGATATATTAA